A part of Salmo trutta chromosome 15, fSalTru1.1, whole genome shotgun sequence genomic DNA contains:
- the LOC115149076 gene encoding uncharacterized protein LOC115149076, translated as MKVVLMNIGTSAMTTVNVDNKDDADKVIRILTQQLRLTGRPTDYRFWVVSGREEAPYPLIGTLAGEPDELFQPGPLYRSQCCGCLFPLGQRRRVSPLKRLQLSFNISFKTPQPFLVKMLSAIFTEPKNEQGTVEDVMVESYQQINSSDYWDWEKQEGLHSPNREPFFLPLEKLVLKEILGLLNEVDSLKKQHVTEDSAYSCGNLDLMSSLSSGSICSLMGTQSFHSARCSSEPIVCLSSPLLGSHSQLYTPVARQSSCDAAVMSSCRPLPTHTQIPH; from the exons ATGAAGGTTGTTCTCATGAATATTGGAACTAGTGCAATG ACAACTGTGAATGTGGACAATAAAGACGACGCTGACAAAGTCATCAGGATCCTCACCCAACAGTTAAGACTCACT GGCAGACCCACTGACTACCGGTTCTGGGTTGTCTCAGGGAGAGAGGAAGCCCCATACCCTCTTATTG GAACGCTCGCAGGAGAACCAGATGAACTCTTTCAACCTGGCCCTCTGTATCGCTCCCAATGCTGTGGCTGCCTGTTCCCACTGGGCCAGAGGAGGAGAGTCAGTCCACTAAAAAG GTTGCAGCTCTCGTTCAACATCTCATTTAAAACACCCCAGCCATTTTTGGTGAAGATGTTGAGTGCAATTTTTACTGAGCCAAAGAATGAACAAGGAACCGTAGAGGATGTCATGG tggaGTCTTACCAGCAGATCAACTCGTCTGATTATTGGGACTGGGAGAAGCAAGAAGGACTTCACTCTCCTAACAGGGAACCTTTTTTCCTGCCACTGGAGAAACTGGTCTTGAAAGAGATTTTGGGGCTTCTGAATGAGGTTGACTCCTTGAAAAAGCAACATGTGACTGAGGACAGTGCTTATAGCTGTGGGAATCTAGACTTAATGTCTTCCCTCTCCAGTGGGTCTATCTGCTCCCTGATGGGGACACAAAGTTTTCACTCAGCCCGCTGCTCCTCAGAGCCCATTGTGTGTCTAAGCTCTCCCCTGTTGGGGTCCCACAGCCAGCTCTACACTCCTGTTGCCCGCCAGTCCAGCTGTGATGCAGCAGTGATGTCCTCTTGCAGAccactcccaacacacacacaaatcccacACTAA